CTGGAACCAAGGTATAGCTCTGGTTGGAAACCTTAAGCTTGTCTTTCGCAACTACGTacagttaaaaaattcttccatAACGTTGCAGCAGCTTGTAACTGATTTATAGACAtgatttatacattattacaTCACAAACTTAAGATTCTAATTGATGCTATTTCTGAGTAGCTGTACTGATAGTTTTAACTGCGGTTCAATGAtgtaatgtgaaataaaattcatgagATAGTACTAGAAGACTTGCAAGCATCGCCTTAATATGTGGACAGACGATATTTTCTATACTCTCAGAGGTAATGACACAAAGTTTCAtactggttgaaaaaatttgacatgaataaaatgatgatttgatgaaattatagtaataataaatacgtgTGTGAGAACTGGTAGGTGAAGTTACCAGTCAGTCTAGGGGCAAATGAACATGAGGGTCATTTGATGCCAGCTTCACAAGCGTTTTCTTCACTCTGAGTACCGGGAGACGTGCAGCAGGTTTCCCATGCCAACACTCGCGAATCAATTTTCCCATTCCAGCGAGAGTCTAAGAAACAACATGAATGTagtaaattgattttgtttttctattgcagtcaataaaaatacattatataaaCAAACTTACAGGATCTGAGTGCCATCGGTTTGGAAGAGGTGGTCTTCGCTGATTCAGCGACACCAATTTTCGCATTTCTTCAAAAGAGGGTTCTTGGTTGCTACCCGAAAGCCACTCAGAATAAGGAGCAGCATAATCCAAAGCCACACCACTACTCACGCATCTCCGACTTACCTCCCACATAACCAGTGCTAAACTGTAAATATCTGCACGACGAAAACTCTCTAAACACTCTATGTTTATTCTGTAATCAGAAATTTAATAGTATCTTGTTAGATTTGAGTTAAGATAAAAGTTAAGATGTAAAAACTCAACAAACATAACATTGTGCATACGTTTGATCGAGGACTTCTGGACTCATGTACCGCTTGGTACCTTGACGAAGATCAACTCGATCCATGGTGAGACGTTCCTGAGTTACAGCAAGTGCGAAATCTGATATTGCGCAGGCACCATTTGCTTTGACAAGTATATTTTTGGTTTTCAAGTCGCGGTGCGACATTGCTGGTTTTCCTCGGGTTCCATTAATTTCAGTGTGTAAATAAAGTAGTCCGTTTGCCACACTCAGGCAGATGTTCAGCGTTTGGTGGTGTGTCAGGGGATGGGGCGAACGATTTAAATGATTATAAAGAGAGCCAAGTGGATGGTAGTGTGTCACTAGCCACAATTGAGTGCAGCTTCCTCTGCTTGTCATATCGGTGCCGACATATCCGAGAATATTGTCGTGACGTGATGGTAAAAGTCTAGAATATACCTCCGTTTCACGAGTCCATGCGGCTTCATCTCTtgagaagtatatttttacagCTACGCACTCCCCGTGCCAGACACCACGCCATACTTCGCCACCAAATCCGCCACCTCCACCACTTCCACTTCCCAAGCATTCAACTAATGCTACCTGTTTTGCTAGTGTACGTTGAACAAGTAATGGTAATCCTGATCCTGAACCGCTAGTCAGACTCCGTCCATCCAGATATTCCTGTTTAGTAGATAAACAAATCACAATGATTATACCAATAAGTATGCACTTGCCAATGATTTCACTAATTTGCAAGTAATTTTACGTATTTGCAAATATACTGCAGTACTCAGGCCAAACGTGATGTCATCGAAATATCACATCTGGCCTGCTAATGATTACAATTTGATACCTTGAGGGTGCTATCACCAGCAGCAGTTGCTCTGAGCTCATGCGTATGATAGGTGGAAGTTGTGGAGGGAGATGAGGAAAAATGAAGTGAGGAAGGCTCTAGTTCTGAGTCAACTAGAAGTTTGTTTCGTCGAGGGACCAATGGGCGCTTGCGACGTGTCCTACGAATGAGTATACAAGCGAGTATGCCGCTTCCGACTACTCCAAGTCCAACCATCGGACCCAGGATTGCCAGAGTCAGTTTTAGTGCATAATCTTCCACTCCTGTAAAGGAAAAACTATTGTTATAGCTAAACcatcaaattttcatgaacTTCAGTATGAATGAAAcgtcaataatttatatttatttttcttctatctTTCAACTTCTATTCACCGTTCGATTGCTCCGGGGAATAGTGCGAGGGCAGGTCAGGAAAAGGTCCGTTATTACATAAATCACCCTGGCAGCATACAACGCTGAATTGTCCACCTCTAGTTGAACTGCTTGCTTGTCTCTTTTTTCCACTACCATTTCCAACTGGTTGTTGTTTGCTACATATCAGCGGCATCTGTTCAGGTTTTATGGTACACCCTCTACTCAGTTGCTGTGTCCCATCTGCTTCCTGCACTTTGGACTTCCAGCACTGATggggaagaaaattaaattggtATTACACTACCACTTTTGTGTGTTAAGGCTCAGATGATCACTTAACAAATCAGCCATATGTTTCTTCCAATTTATACACATGATGAACGataatcttttattgtaaaaatactgTATGGTTTCATCACTGTACGAAGTTTCACTTCAATTGACactattttaaatttaatgtaTGATTTATCCGCATCAGATCTGATTgtacgaaaaatataaatgcaatttgaatttataaGATGATATAGGAAAATTGCACTGAAGACAAAGCAAGAACTCTGAACTTTGAAAAGCTTCTACTACTTTATTAAATTTGCTTTCAGTTCCAGCTGtgcgttgaaaaattgcatttcAAACGGTATTCATATTGACATAAATCAAAAATGGAGTGAGCGCTGAAGCTATCTTTATTGAACTAATAGATATTGTCTTCCTAAAACTGAGTAGACCAGTTACttgttggaaaaataaatattttaatgacATGAATGATAACAAGCAGCGCaggtattatttttactcaatAGTCAACTTGAATCCATTTATGTAATGAAAAGTTATGTGGTTGATTCTGTCTTAT
The Neodiprion lecontei isolate iyNeoLeco1 chromosome 3, iyNeoLeco1.1, whole genome shotgun sequence DNA segment above includes these coding regions:
- the LOC107224737 gene encoding activin receptor type-1 isoform X1, with the translated sequence MADVIFITHFVLLLTFKLCPGEKQSIGLREVDVSMDNEEPPDPLEPIDRQITGGISTQKRYKCLSCDPPDCSSEETCNDAITCWKSKVQEADGTQQLSRGCTIKPEQMPLICSKQQPVGNGSGKKRQASSSTRGGQFSVVCCQGDLCNNGPFPDLPSHYSPEQSNGVEDYALKLTLAILGPMVGLGVVGSGILACILIRRTRRKRPLVPRRNKLLVDSELEPSSLHFSSSPSTTSTYHTHELRATAAGDSTLKEYLDGRSLTSGSGSGLPLLVQRTLAKQVALVECLGSGSGGGGGFGGEVWRGVWHGECVAVKIYFSRDEAAWTRETEVYSRLLPSRHDNILGYVGTDMTSRGSCTQLWLVTHYHPLGSLYNHLNRSPHPLTHHQTLNICLSVANGLLYLHTEINGTRGKPAMSHRDLKTKNILVKANGACAISDFALAVTQERLTMDRVDLRQGTKRYMSPEVLDQTINIECLESFRRADIYSLALVMWEVSRRCVSSGVALDYAAPYSEWLSGSNQEPSFEEMRKLVSLNQRRPPLPNRWHSDPTLAGMGKLIRECWHGKPAARLPVLRVKKTLVKLASNDPHVHLPLD
- the LOC107224737 gene encoding activin receptor type-1 isoform X2; protein product: MDNEEPPDPLEPIDRQITGGISTQKRYKCLSCDPPDCSSEETCNDAITCWKSKVQEADGTQQLSRGCTIKPEQMPLICSKQQPVGNGSGKKRQASSSTRGGQFSVVCCQGDLCNNGPFPDLPSHYSPEQSNGVEDYALKLTLAILGPMVGLGVVGSGILACILIRRTRRKRPLVPRRNKLLVDSELEPSSLHFSSSPSTTSTYHTHELRATAAGDSTLKEYLDGRSLTSGSGSGLPLLVQRTLAKQVALVECLGSGSGGGGGFGGEVWRGVWHGECVAVKIYFSRDEAAWTRETEVYSRLLPSRHDNILGYVGTDMTSRGSCTQLWLVTHYHPLGSLYNHLNRSPHPLTHHQTLNICLSVANGLLYLHTEINGTRGKPAMSHRDLKTKNILVKANGACAISDFALAVTQERLTMDRVDLRQGTKRYMSPEVLDQTINIECLESFRRADIYSLALVMWEVSRRCVSSGVALDYAAPYSEWLSGSNQEPSFEEMRKLVSLNQRRPPLPNRWHSDPTLAGMGKLIRECWHGKPAARLPVLRVKKTLVKLASNDPHVHLPLD